A window of Desulfuromonas soudanensis genomic DNA:
GTCGCAGAAGAAGAGCGCCACGGCGACGGCCAGGGTACCAAGCGCCAGGGGCCACAGGGAGGCGGAGGCGGTGAGCGCCGCACCGAGTCCTTCATCGCCGAAGGCCTCGCCGATCCCCATGAGCCGCTCGTGGAAGGTCGCCACGTCCGGGAAGACGAAGAGGATGGCGACGACGCAGGAGATGATGGCGCCGAGGAGGAGCCCGAGAAGGGCGCGGATCACCGGTCCGCCGGCGGGGTAGAGGAGAAAGACCAGGACGTAGGTGATGAAAACGTAAATCCCCAGATGGTACTGGGTGCCGACCGTGGTCACCCCCGCGGCATAGAAGTAAAAGAGGACCATGAAGGCGCCGAGGAGGGCGGTGACCCAGTGCCAGAAACCGGTGGGCGTTCGAAAGGACTTGGCGTCCTTTTCCATGAGCGCCTTGAGTTTTTTCTTCTCCTCGGCCGTCAGGCTGGCAATTTCATCCACATCTTCAGACATCGGGGTACTCCAGGAAACAGAAAAATTGCGCCCTGCCGGCCAGGGGGACATGCGAAGCGGGGCCGACGGCCCCGCTTCGATCGGGCATCAAGTGGGTTGATCTGATCCTTATTTGAGTTCCTGGCTCGAAGTCAGGGTCAGCCCCTTTTCCTTCCAGAACTTGGCGGCGCCCTTGTGCAGGGGGGTGACGATGCCGTAGTTGCCGTCCTTGACCTTCATCGACCGGGCGGCCTTGGTGACGCTGGCCATATAGGCGAGCCCTTCGTCGGAGAAGATGTCCTTCAGGGCGGCATAGGCCACCCCTTCCTTGACGTGCTTGCCGGCCACCCAGATGGCCGAGTCCTGCACCGACTGGACGTCATAATCGACGCCGCTGTAGGTCCCGGCGGGGATCGTCACTTCGGTGTAGTAGGGGTTCTCCTGGAAGAAGCCCGCCGCCTTGGCGGCCTCCACCAGACTGAGGAGCTTGATCTTGTTGCTGGCCGCGGCCTGAATGATGGAGGAGTTGGGGAAGCCGGCAAAGACCCACATGGCGTCGATCTTCTTGTCCCCGAGAGAGGAGGCGGCTTCGCTGTAGCCGATGTACTCCACGTTCATCTTGTCCCAGAGCCCAAGGGAGGTGAAGTAACGCTGGGCGCTGGCGGCGGC
This region includes:
- a CDS encoding TAXI family TRAP transporter solute-binding subunit; protein product: MSRLKSILLSAGCLAFVALLASPGDGLAAKSRLAFSGGPDGGTFQYFSNAISSRLSKNIPDVEVSNMASAGSVENLRRVNSGDADFGIVYAGDLFLGANGKLTNDTKKYTNVHSLAYLYGAPAHLVVLEDSGIKAVKELEGKRVAVGAAGSGAAASAQRYFTSLGLWDKMNVEYIGYSEAASSLGDKKIDAMWVFAGFPNSSIIQAAASNKIKLLSLVEAAKAAGFFQENPYYTEVTIPAGTYSGVDYDVQSVQDSAIWVAGKHVKEGVAYAALKDIFSDEGLAYMASVTKAARSMKVKDGNYGIVTPLHKGAAKFWKEKGLTLTSSQELK